One stretch of Anolis carolinensis isolate JA03-04 chromosome 3, rAnoCar3.1.pri, whole genome shotgun sequence DNA includes these proteins:
- the LOC134297989 gene encoding uncharacterized protein LOC134297989, producing MASFFKKCSNCGSNLPEADGHSKCLLCLGEGHITQSCHVCQGFTPQARKNWESRLKALLYEQALAPNLSGPSPPQNRPNPSASSNARSPSPANHPPSEAVQTGPLSVEEPVAAIGPCNARKKTKKVKHLKASRPRPARQQPDLTMGRSPVRSDPPPLTPIEPQGSQALSPTGLTPAQPAPLLPSEQQEARGQGRSPVAQSSSSSSLTSSPSPKRSRRSQRGRPSRRRCSPSSSSERSVAGSDTRSRSRDSHFPPYPYGFPPYPFIPPGFEGFHFWNPYGPYLVPSGLGRSHAPRSLWSHAPPASPSCAASQDRTLLAGRGNAATTGLPLEQTSGPAPEAGGREPRPQSPSPSTLQAPPAPVTPQTGASLGPSQETEADRPEDAEGLPSTSVPLADPHDDLDPPSAEDIKTFSSLLIRLSKALNLPAQKPTKVVNDPVYPSSKQQGPLTTALPSLPYLIEMIKNEGVSPVALPATPKRAEYLYKINFTGAQWLAKQPKLNSRVVDVTQPKQIQRSQPAPTDKEGKKLESMGKKFYSASCLFARMAHYGAYTGAYQTYLWEKMTQYLDLLPAQHQAMARAFQQEACLLSELQKDLAKNIADASGKLLAGAISLRRHAWLRAANLSPSAKSVIEDLPLDEAGIFNPETDAQIKDTHEVTQATNKYVTQQAYQYQRRRWNPYYRSRRSNSPSYKGKQRSFFRPFRPRRSSFQYKGQQRNGGKQNEKQRRRF from the coding sequence ATGGCCTCCTTCTTCAAGAAATGTTCGAATTGCGGGAGCAATCTCCCTGAGGCGGATGGACATTCTAAATGCCTCCTATGTCTGGGTGAGGGGCATATCACTCAATCCTGCCATGTGTGCCAGGGGTTTACACCCCAGGCACGTAAAAATTGGGAATCCAGACTAAAGGCCTTGCTCTATGAACAGGCCTTGGCGCCTAACCTCTCTGGGCCTTCCCCTCCTCAGAATAGGCCTAATCCATCGGCCTCAAGTAACGCTAGATCGCCAAGCCCCGCGAATCATCCGCCATCGGAGGCCGTCCAGACTGGGCCCCTGAGCGTGGAGGAGCCAGTGGCTGCCATAGGCCCCTGCAATGCCcgaaaaaagacaaagaaagtaAAGCACTTGAAGGCGTCACGCCCTCGACCCGCTCGGCAGCAACCCGACCTTACCATGGGGCGCTCCCCGGTACGGAGTGATCCTCCGCCGCTCACTCCAATCGAGCCGCAGGGCTCACAGGCGCTCAGCCCGACCGGGCTTACCCCTGCTCAGCCGGCCCCACTGTTGCCGAGCGAACAGCAGGAGGCGCGGGGTCAGGGAAGGAGCCCGGTGGCGCAAAGCTCGTCATCGAGCTCTCTGACTTCCTCTCCATCACCTAAAAGGTCCAGGAGGAGCCAACGGGGCCGCCCATCCCGACGCCGGTGTTCCCCCTCGTCGAGTTCGGAGCGCTCCGTTGCTGGTTCAGACACCAGGAGCCGGTCAAGAGACTCCCACTTCCCTCCTTATCCGTATGGATTCCCTCCTTACCCGTTCATTCCACCCGGGTTTGAGGGTTTTCACTTCTGGAACCCGTATGGGCCCTATTTAGTTCCATCGGGTTTGGGGCGTAGCCACGCCCCCCGCTCACTGTGGAGTCACGCCCCTCCGGCTTCGCCTTCGTGTGCTGCGTCTCAAGACCGCACTCTACTGGCGGGCCGGGGCAATGCAGCTACGACCGGCCTTCCTTTGGAACAGACCTCAGGCCCAGCACCAGAGGCAGGAGGAAGGGAGCCCCGCCCCCAGTCGCCATCCCCTTCAACACTGCAGGCGCCGCCAGCCCCAGTGACCCCGCAGACGGGGGCATCGCTGGGTCCCTCTCAGGAGACGGAGGCTGATCGCCCTGAGGACGCGGAGGGCCTCCCTTCCACATCGGTTCCGCTTGCGGACCCGCATGATGATCTTGATCCTCCCTCAGCGGAGGATATTAAAACCTTCTCATCTCTATTGATTCGCCTCTCTAAGGCTCTTAACTTACCAGCTCAGAAGCCTACGAAAGTGGTTAATGACCCTGTGTATCCTTCTTCCAAACAACAGGGGCCCCTTACCACGGCGCTACCATCCCTTCCCTACTTAATAGAGATGATTAAGAATGAGGGAGTATCCCCAGTGGCTCTTCCTGCGACCCCGAAGAGAGCAGAATATCTCTATAAAATCAACTTCACTGGAGCCCAATGGCTAGCCAAACAGCCAAAACTGAACTCTCGTGTCGTGGATGTTACCCAACCCAAGCAAATTCAGCGTTCTCAGCCAGCGCCCACAGACAAAGAGGGCAAAAAACTGGAGAGCATGGGGAAGAAGTTCTATTCCGCGTCGTGCCTTTTTGCTAGGATGGCTCACTATGGCGCGTATACAGGAGCATATCAGACGTACCTCTGGGAGAAGATGACCCAGTATTTAGATCTCCTCCCAGCACAACATCAAGCCATGGCTAGGGCTTTCCAGCAGGAGGCTTGCCTGCTCTCGGAGTTGCAGAAAGACCTAGCTAAGAATATAGCGGACGCCTCAGGAAAGCTCCTGGCAGGGGCAATCTCACTTCGACGTCATGCTTGGCTGCGAGCAGCCAACCTCTCCCCCTCTGCTAAATCAGTCATAGAAGACCTTCCCTTGGATGAGGCTGGCATATTCAATCCAGAGACTGACGCTCAAATCAAGGACACACATGAGGTGACCCAAGCCACCAACAAGTACGTGACGCAACAGGCCTACCAATACCAGCGAAGACGGTGGAATCCATACTATCGATCTAGGAGGTCGAATTCACCATCGTATAAGGGAAAACAACGGTCCTTTTTTCGTCCCTTCAGACCGAGGCGTTCCTCCTTTCAATATAAAGGTCAGCAACGGAATGGGGGAAAACAAAATGAGAAACAAAGACGTCGTTTTTAA